Within bacterium (Candidatus Blackallbacteria) CG13_big_fil_rev_8_21_14_2_50_49_14, the genomic segment AAGGATAAAAAATTTGATTATAGAACCCTTCATGAACAGCCTTAAGCCTTCCTTTTTCATCTATAATTTTGCAGAATTGAACAGATTTTTGATCAGTTGAGTAATAATAGTGTTTAGAAGCTAAATCAAGCCATTGAAAAGCCTTGTACACATTATAAATACTTCTACCTTCGTCATTTTCAATCGGCTTATTATACTCTTTAACTGGAAAAATGTATTCCTTGGGATAGGGATGGTAGTCTAAGTTATTTTTATTTCTTCCTATAAATACAAATGGACTGGATGAGTTTTTGCACTCGCAAATTATCTCCTCGCAAAAAGTAATAGCGTATTTTTCATGGCTTATCACTTCACCTTTAATTGCTTTAATATCATATTCTCTAGATTTCTTTTCATTGATATCTTCGAAAACAACATTAGTTTCAACTAAACTATATTCAAGGCTCTCTAATTGTGTTGCGATGTCTTGCTCCATCAAATAGCCAGAGCTTTTCAAAGCATCCATAATATCAGATTCTGAAATAACTTTAGGTTGTTTTGTCATTATTTAATCCTTCTATTGATTGAAATCATGATTTCTTTAAAACTTTCAATGCCAGCCTCAAGGTTTTCGATGATATCATTGGCCAAAATATCAGGATCAGGAAGATTCTCAAGATCGGTCAAAGACTTGTCTTTCAGCCAAGTGATATCAAGGCTGGTTTTGTCTCGGTTCAAGATGTCTTCATAGGTAAATTTGCGCCAGCGGCCTTCAGGATTGGTTTCCGGGTGATAAGTTTCAGCTCTTTTGCTGATATTTAAAGGACTGTAGCATTGAATAAAATCTTGCAGGTCTTCAAATTTCAAGGGGTTTTTCTTGAGGGTGAAATGCATATTGGTTCGGAAGTCATAGAACCAGATTTCTTTTGTCCAGGGTTCTTTAGCCGCTGGTTTGTTGTCAAAGAAAAGTACATTGGCTTTCACACCCTGCTTGTAAAAGATGCCTGTCGGCAAGCGCAGAATGGTATGAAGGTTCGTCGTCTCCAATATTTTCTTGCGAATTGTTTCACCTGCCCCACCTTCAAAAAGCACGTTATCAGGTAAAACCACAGCACCACGGCCATCAGATTTAAGCATGGTTCGGATATGCTGCATAAAATTCAATTGTTTGTTGCTGGTTGTCACCCAAAAGTCCTGACGGTTATAGGTTAGATCTTCGCTTTCCTGCTCGCCTTCATCATTGGTGAAGGTCATGCTGCTTTTTTTGCCAAAAGGAGGATTAGCCAAGACATAATCAACCCGTAAGCCGCTGTCGGCGATCAAAGCATCTGTGGGCATAATGAAATTATCGCTCTCAAAGTCTCCGATATTATGCAAGAAAAGGTTCATCAAGGCCATGCGGCGGGTGCCTGGGACAATTTCATTCCCGAAAAAGGTTTTGTGTTTTAAAAACTCTTTTTGCTCACGATCCAAGGTATAGTTTTGAGGGTTGGCAATAAAGTCATAAGCAGCTAAGAAGAAGCCACCCGTACCGCAGGCCGGATCAGCAATTGTTTTGTTCGGTTCTGGTCGAATACAAGCCACCATGGCTTTGATTAAGGCTCTGGGCGTGAAATACTGGCCTGCTCCGCTTTTGGTATCTTCGGCGTTTTTCTCTAATAAGCCTTCATAGATCTTGCCTTTGATATCAGCCCCCATTGTGCTCCATTGCTCTTTGTCGATCATGTCGATCAGCTTATAGAGCTTGGCAGGGTCTTGGATTTTGTTTTGGCTCTTTGTGAATATTTGCCCCAGCACCCCTGTTTTTTGCCCCAGTTCACGCAACAAGGTTGTGTAATGGATCTCTAATTCTGCCCCCCGTTTTTGAGTCAGGGATTCCCAGTTAAATTCAGGAGGAATGGGCAGTTTGCGATTATAGGGCGGCAAACTAAATTCATACGCCATTTTCAAGAAGAGTAAATAGGTTAGCTGCTCCAGGTAATCGCCATACCCAACCCCATCATCTCTTAAGGTGGTACAAAAGCTCCAGATTTTACTGATAATGCTTGATGTGTTGTTGCTCTCATTGCTCATTGGGACTCAAGTTCCTTTTTCATTTTAGCTGTTAAAAAATAGCCACCCGTCTGCGCTGCTTTACCTTTAAATTCGATGAGACCAGCTTCTTTGAGTTGTTGAAGATATCTTTCAATCCGTCTCGCTGAAAACCCTGTTTTGTGCTGATAGTCAGGGACTCTTTTTCCTTCATCTTGTGAAATCATGCTTAAAAGCTGGCTCAGATTTTTCTTAACCGCTTGAGTTGTTCCGTCAATAGCTCCGTCAATAGCTCCGTCAATAGCTCCGTCAATAGCTCCGTCAATTTCCTGTAAGACTGACTTATCTTGGTGATTGAAGAAGGTCAAAGTCACAGAGTGACTGTCTGTTTTCCATTCCGGTTTTGGTAATCCGGCTTCTTCGCAAGCCTCTAAAATTTTGAGTGTCCCTCTACCAATTTTTTCAATCAAGCCTCTTAAATAAAAAATATGTGCAATGTCTGGGTTAACAGGCTTTGAAAGGTGATCTTTCTTTAATTCTTGTATTGTTAAGTTTAATTTTCCTGAATTTGTAATTTCTAATCGATCAGGATAAATTAAAACAGAAACAGTTCCAGATAATTGGGAGTAATCCCGATGAATCAAGGCATTTAATATACCTTCACGTAAAGCTGAAATAGGATAAACGAGGTCATTTTTGCGTTGCCATGAATTAGGGCTAAAATAAGTAACAGATGAGACATGTTTGTTTAAAAAATTAATAATATACTCGATATTATTAAATAAATGATCTTCTAAAATTTGGTCGTCCAAAAACTGGTCTCCGGTTTTTCCTGTTTTTAAAACAGAGACTCTAATTCTTGTTTGTGGAATATATTTTGCAGGATTTTTGACAAATAAAACAACAGCAGCATTTGTAAAATCGCCATTTTGATACAAGCCATAATAACGCATAAAATCAAAAA encodes:
- a CDS encoding DNA methyltransferase, producing the protein MSNESNNTSSIISKIWSFCTTLRDDGVGYGDYLEQLTYLLFLKMAYEFSLPPYNRKLPIPPEFNWESLTQKRGAELEIHYTTLLRELGQKTGVLGQIFTKSQNKIQDPAKLYKLIDMIDKEQWSTMGADIKGKIYEGLLEKNAEDTKSGAGQYFTPRALIKAMVACIRPEPNKTIADPACGTGGFFLAAYDFIANPQNYTLDREQKEFLKHKTFFGNEIVPGTRRMALMNLFLHNIGDFESDNFIMPTDALIADSGLRVDYVLANPPFGKKSSMTFTNDEGEQESEDLTYNRQDFWVTTSNKQLNFMQHIRTMLKSDGRGAVVLPDNVLFEGGAGETIRKKILETTNLHTILRLPTGIFYKQGVKANVLFFDNKPAAKEPWTKEIWFYDFRTNMHFTLKKNPLKFEDLQDFIQCYSPLNISKRAETYHPETNPEGRWRKFTYEDILNRDKTSLDITWLKDKSLTDLENLPDPDILANDIIENLEAGIESFKEIMISINRRIK
- a CDS encoding transcriptional regulator, with protein sequence MNSNQLIKDLLKQGENEQLEFKESVRKDIVGKVICSFLNQQGGYLLIGVSDDKKVIGIQDAQKWKQELEYYLLNEIAPEAPVMVSIETHQKKELLLIKVWPGSKQPYVFGGSIYYRHGERTVQASSRQISELIHNRQLTEVHWERRSVLGVDLDELDQPEIQKTIDKAMEINRIKDPKTDIFDFMRYYGLYQNGDFTNAAVVLFVKNPAKYIPQTRIRVSVLKTGKTGDQFLDDQILEDHLFNNIEYIINFLNKHVSSVTYFSPNSWQRKNDLVYPISALREGILNALIHRDYSQLSGTVSVLIYPDRLEITNSGKLNLTIQELKKDHLSKPVNPDIAHIFYLRGLIEKIGRGTLKILEACEEAGLPKPEWKTDSHSVTLTFFNHQDKSVLQEIDGAIDGAIDGAIDGAIDGTTQAVKKNLSQLLSMISQDEGKRVPDYQHKTGFSARRIERYLQQLKEAGLIEFKGKAAQTGGYFLTAKMKKELESQ